Within Sorghum bicolor cultivar BTx623 chromosome 2, Sorghum_bicolor_NCBIv3, whole genome shotgun sequence, the genomic segment tcaagcacttggagaaggtccgagctgtcgatcttctttcccttgtagagcgggaacggtggtcgggcgctcggtgccgccacgtgtgtggtcggagacggcgtgatctcagattggatctgggtctctttcgaaaccgtggtcgtgaggccgccgctgcacgtcgtccacgtgatctggccaacggtgaacgtgaggccttcaggcacggtcgcggaagctgggatcgtgaccatcttgttcgccggaaaagttgcacgcacaccccctacatggcgcgccactgtcgacgaaagctagtcggcagtctaccttggggtatacccacggtagtagtttatcggtagacggtgcgcaaactacgaactcgatggtgacgcaagacacggacaagctttttatccaggttcggccgccgagttggcgtaatacctacgtcctgcgtctggttgtattgatttgtgttgagagaatatgatgtcctaggggggtcccttgcctctccttatatagtctgaagggcagggttacagatctggaaactaatcctagtcagttacaattgccatggataattcgatatcaattcctattctaaccgactagaatcctgcttgatctccccatcttgtttccttgcgcgagactccaggttgtcggatcaagccttgaactcgtctcgtaatgggccaaacttcctggccgaagtctagccgtaagggtataggggtttatacccccacagctggcaaatacccctttagagctagagcaaaaagctatgcttgttatctactaaccactagctctagtgagtttgtagatttttaaataggctattcacccccctctagccatattaggacctttcaagtggtatcggagccgtggtcaccgttttgtgaaggcttaacaacctcggtgctcaaattatggctcaaattgtgttcaaccatgttaggggcaaaccaccgttctttgatggcacaagttcttttgactattggaagagaaaaatgaaaatgtatcttggatcaatcaatgatagagtgtgggaagtcacggagaatgattttgtgatccttcaccccgctaaccccaccgacaatgagagagcaaacaagcaatgcaatataatgcctctcaacacaactataatggcattgattcaaaggtatttgaacaagacaaagatcttgagaaggcaagtgaagtgtggacaaggctagaagaaacatatgagggcactacaacggtaaaaagtgccaagttgtacatgctcaaggacaagctatcaaacttcaatatgaaggatgatgagtcaattccgaaaatgttctataggctccaagtcatcatcaatgacctcaagggccttggtgagaaagtgaaggatgaggacttcattcataagttcttgatgtgcttgcccaagaggttcaagacattgagaacaatcatctttagaggtggattgacaggtgtatctcccaatgatgtacttggagatgtcatgaccgaagatcaatatactgacaatgatgatgatgatgtcatgaagaaggatgatgatgataagaagaagaagagtgtagcattcaaagctagctcttcatccaagagcaagaacaaggaagaatcaagtgatgaggagtgttccaatgatgatagtgatgatgaagcactagcactctttgtccgcaagtttggcaagatgatgaagaaaaagggctaccatacaaggaagagaagggacaactccaagaacaaggaatatgtgaggctatgctacagtgcaagagccccgatcatattatggcggattgtccttacaatagtaacaatgatgagcataacaagaagaacaagaaggagaagaaagaaaagaaagagaagaagatggtcttcaagaagaagaagaagggtggatcctatgttgtgacatgggatagtgatgcctcttcggatgatgactcaagcgatgatgacaaatcatcaaaaaagaaggcacttgcaagcattgctatcaacaagccatcactcttcgacactccttcatgcttcatggccaagggccacaaggtacaatacgaTGAAAgcgaaagtgaacatgaacatgatagtgatagtgattatgaaaatgaattcactaatgaacaactcatggacatgttagaacaagccgaatcactcattcaatctaaaaacaagaagtgcaaataattggccaagaagttaaaagctcttgagcaatcctttgatgagctcaatgctaatcatgagaggctagtggaagcccatgaaaagcttggcaaggctcacaccaagcttgagaaagctcactccttgttgttagaagagaacagggaaaatgttgttgtatcatgtgttgtgggcacaacatgtgacttaattaaagaatcacccaacccacctattgttgttgccactaactcttcctataggtcttcatccaccaccaccaactctacctctacttctagtgttagtgtcacttgtgatacctcactaaaggttgagaatgagactatcaagagaggtggatgagctcactcacgccctaggcaaggcctatggtggtgaggcccactttctaaagtgcttgggtagccaaaggttttctctcaacaaagagggattagactatacccccaagaaaggcaaggtggcctttgcaactcacaagcctagctttgtgaagagcaacggttggtattgcaacaaatgcaagcaagttgggcacctagagcataaTTGCAATAAAGTGAACAatgctagaattagggtttcacattACTTGGGCTAACCCTAAACAGGGTGCCATATAATTagggatacatgggcctcatgggcctagccacaTGGGCCTTCATTACACATACTCCAACACCCCCCCACAGTCTGAACTACCAGTGCAGCGGAGTTGCAGACTAGACTCGAAAAGAATCAAACACACGAGCCCCCCACAGACACAACTAGCCactggtgatgttgaggctAGAGCGGAACTCGGCGAAGGTCGAGGAAGGGaggcccttggtgaagatgtcggcgaacTGGGAGGTGGTCGGGACATGGAGGACCTGAACATCGCCGACAGCAACCCGGTCTCGGACGAAGTGTAGatcgatctccacatgcttggtcctctggtgctgcacagggttggtggagaggtacaccGCACTGACATTGTCGCAGTAGACCAGTGCGCTCCGGAGAGAGGGGCTgtggagctcggcgaggagctgccgGAGCCAGGAAGCCTCAGCCACGCCGTTGGCAACAGCGcggtactccgcctcggcactggagcgggagatgaccggctggcgcttggacgaccaagacaccaggttgccgcctagaaagacggcgtagccggaggtggagcggcgggtgtccggacacccggcccagtcggcgtcagtgtagacgacgagctcggtggaggacGACCGTCGGTGGAGGAGGAGACCGAAGTCAACGGAGCCACGGAGGTAGCGAAGGATCCGCTTGAGAACGACAAGGTGTGGCTCCCGAGGATCATGCATATGAAGACAGATCTGCTGAACTGCATAGGTGATATCCGGCCGGGTGAACGTGAGGTACTGAAGTGCCCCGGCAAGACTCTGATATGCAGTGGGATCTGTCACTGGGGTACCCTCAGCCTCCGATAGCTTGCCCTGTGTGTCAACCGGAGTGGAGCAGGGCTTGCAGTCAGTCATCCCAGCTCTCTCCAGGATGTCAAGAGTGTACTGCCGCTGGTGAAGGAGTAATCCAGCAGGGTGAGGCTCAACAGTGACCCCGAGGAAGTGGTGGAGCCGACCCAGATCCTTCatagcaaactcctgctgaagtGATGCGATGATCCGTCGAAGGAGGGACTCACTGGAGGCTGTgaggacaatgtcatcaacatagagcagCAGATATGCAGTCTCAGCCCCATAGTGATAGATGAACAAAGAGCTGTCTGACTTGGCCTCCACAAACCCTAGAGTCAGCAAAAAAGCAGCAAACCGATGGTTCCACGCCCGGGGGGCCTGCTTGAGGCCGTAGAGAGACTTCTTGAGCCGACACACCATGTCGGGACAAGAGGAGTCAACAAACCCCGCCGGCTGACTGCAGTAGACTGTCTCAGTAAGAACGCCATGCAGGAAGGCATTCTTGACGTCCAGCTGATGCACGGGCCACCCGCGCGTGAGAGCCAGCGAGAGCACCGTGCGGACGGTGGCCGGCTTCACCACCGGGCTGAAGGTCTCGTCGTAGTCGACACCGGGCCCCTGAGTGAACCCCCGGAGAACCCAGCGAGCCTTGTACCGCTCAAGGGTGCCGTCAGCCCGGCGCTTGTGGGTCCAGATCCACTTGCCGGTGACGATGTTGGAGCCCGGCGGTCGTGGCACCAGATCCCATGTCTGGTTGGCGAGGAGGGCCGCGTACTCCTCTTCCATCGTGCGGCGCCAGTGAGGGTCCAGCAAGGCCTCGCGGATGGAAGAGGGTACCGGTGAGACCTgcgagtccccgagcatcgccgcaagagcccggggctGCAGGGTCCCAGCCGCGTGTCGCGTCACCATCGGGTGAACGTGACGCGGGTGTCGGTGAAGGAGCGGCGGGTGGTACACCGGCGTCACGGCCCGAGAAGCTGGGTGCCTCGGCGGCGGGGTCGGTGTCGCCGGCGGGGAAGACGTCGCCGACCGCGCAGGTGACCCCGGCGAAGTGGGGGCCACCGGCGGCGCCAGCCGGGCACGTCGCTGGTAGACGCGCACCGGCTGGGCGAAACGTGCCGGTGGGGTCGGAGTCAGAGACGCCGACCCGGGACCCACGTCGGGAGCACATCGCTGGTAGACACGCACCGGCTGGGCGAAGCGTGCCGATGGGGCCGGTGTCGAAGGTGCCGACCCAAGACCCGCGTCAGGCGCAGGGGCCGGGCCGGAAGGTGACCCCTCGGGACCCGGGTAGGGTAGAGGCCCCGAGGTGTCACGGGCGACAGGTGACGTAGCAGTACCTGCAGGAAACACCGGGAAAGGTGGCTGGACCACCGGGTCAGTAGGAAACACAAAGGAGAGGTCAAGCTCCGAGGTGGAAGCAGGACTGGTAGTGGTGGAAAAGGGGAAGATCGACTCGTCGAACACCACATGGCGAGATATGAGGACTCGACGAGAGGTATGGTCGTAGCATCGGTACCCCTTGTGATCCGGGGAGTACCCAAGGAAGACACAGAGAGTCGAACGGGGTGCCAACTTGTGAGGAGTGGTGGCGGTGGTGTTGGGGTAACACGCACACCCAAAGACTCGAAGGTGATCATAGCGAGGAGGGGTACCAAAGAGAGCGTGGTGCGGTGTGGGAGCTGGACAAGCAGCGGAAGGAAGGCGGTTAAGGAGGTAAGTGGAGGTGTGCAAGCTCTCGGCCCAGAAGCGAGCAGGAAGAGAGGCCTGGAGCAGGAGAGTGCGCACGGTGTCGTTGGTGGTGCGAATCATGCGCTCAGCCTTGCCGTTTTGAGAGGAGGTATACGGGCAAGACATGCGCAACTGGACACCGTGAGAGAGAAAGAAGGCGCGGGAGGTGGAGTTGTCGAACTCCCGACCATTGTCACACTAGATAGCCTTGATGGTGAGGCCAAACTGTGTGGAGACCCAAGCGAAAAAGTGGACAAGCGCGGGGAAAGCATCAGACTTTGCACATAAAGGAAAAGTCCAGGAATAATGAGAATAATCATGCACCACCACAAGATAGGACTTGTATCCAGAAATACTGATGACAGGAGAGGACTATAAGTCACAATGTACAAGGTCAAAAATGCGGGccgcatgagaagaagaactaGAAAAAGGAAGACGAACATGACGGCCCAGTTGGCACGCATGACACAAATGCTCATCGTGAGCCCGAGTACATCGAATATCGGAACTACGACTAAGCTACATCAAAGCATCACGTCCAGGATGGCCGTGACGCCGGTGCCAAGTAGTGGAGGTAGTGGTGGCGAAGGCAGCTGACAAAACTGGCGAACGAGGCGAGGCAAATGCCGGAAAGCGAAGAGTGTAAAGGGGCCCCGTGCTGTCACAGCGGAGCAGAGGACGCCGGGAAGCCAAATCCTTCATAGTAAGACTAGAAGAGTCAAACTCCACAGAACAAGAATTGTCAGTTCTAAAACGACGAATAGAAAGAAGATTGTGAACCATAGAAGGAGCAACAAGAACATCAGGAAGACGAAAGGAACCATGGGGGCCGGCGGCACCCACAGAGGTAACAGGAAGACAAGACCCATTAGCGACCATAATGGACGAAGggagagatggagaaggagggTGAACAGAAGAAAGTATGCCAGGGTTAGGAGTGGTGTGGTAAGTAGCCCCAGAGTCGGCGACCCACTCCGGCACGACTGGAGGTGTCAGGGCCATGGTGTTGAAGGAGTGCGCCAAGGCCGCCTGGTCCCAACCGGCACACCGGGGCAAGGGCGCCGGTGGAGTGGCCCACGAGGACGCGGGGAACGGGGCCGCCAACGGGGTCACTGAGGGGAAACCCGGGGTAGCACCCGCGAGCATGGCCGCCGGCGGGCGAGGCTCGCCACCGGAAGCCTGGAACGGCCACATGGAGATGCGCCCTGACCATGGGTGGTGGAAGGATGGCTAGGGTGCACCCCGTGGAGGTGGCGGCGTCGTGTTGCCCCCACGACCTGCTCCACGTCCCCCaccacggcgacggcggccgCCACAGCCCCCCCACCCCCGCTCGGCCCGGGGGGAAGAGGACCCAGAAGTGACGACTGTGGTGGGGCGGCGGGACAAGGCGGAAGAGTAGCAGCGAGAGCagtcgaggaggacgaggaccccGGGGTGGGGGTGGACCCAGGCTGTAGGCCCTGAGTGAGCTCCTCCATGATAAGGTCGTCACTGACCTGCAGGAAGGTGGGGAAGGGCCGCTGCCTGGTGATCCACGTCCGGAGGTAAGAGTAGCGGTCACTGAGCCCGCGGAGAACGTTGAGGACCAAGATGCGGTCCTCCACGGGCCAGCCGAGGTCGTCGAGGGAGTCCGCCATGCCCTTCATCTGGCGACAGTACTCGCTGATGGAGAGGTCGCCCGGACGAAGGTGCAGAAGCTCGCGTCGAGCCGCAGAGCCCGGGCTTCAGCGTTGCCCAGGAACTGGCCCTCGAGTGCCAGCCAGGCCCCGCGAGCACTCGGGGTGTTGCGGACGAGGTCGTGGAGGTCCAGGGAGATCGTCCCCAGAATCCAGAGAGGATGACGCTATCGAGGCGAAGCCACGAGGGGGTCGGGACCGCCCCCGCGGTGTCGAGGAGGACGTGGTCGTCGAGGGCGTAGCGCCGTAGGGTGAGGAGGACCAAGTCCCTCCAGCGAGCGTAGGAGGGCGACTCGGGCTTGAGGACGACCGGGACGAGGAGGCGTATGTTCTGGACGCCCCCTGCCTGGTAGTGGAGCTGCACCACGTGGGGGTCGGCCGGATCGTGCCAGACGACCGGAGCCGATCCCGAGGACGTGGTCCCGACGTCAGGCGAGGCTGGAAGGCCGAGGAACTGCTCGGCGTCGGCGATCTGGCGGGCCAATGCGTCGGCCGCGTCACGCTCGCGCTCCCAAGCGAGAGCGGCCTCACGCACGCGGGCCCTGCCCTCCGCAGCTGCAGCCCGAGCAGTGGCGAGAGCGGCAATGAGTGTGGAGTCCGGACGATGCATCACGGGCAGCGGAGGCGGTGCAGGGAAGGGGGCTATGCCTGCGCCCACAGCTGCACGCGGGCCGGCAGCAAGCCCCCTGGACAGGGCGCCACCGGCTGTGAGCAGCGTCCTGGGCAGATCGGTCGGGTCCAGGGTCATGCCAAGGCCTGCAGCAATGGCGGCAGGCGCTCCCCGGGCGTAGGCCGCTGCGGTGGCTTCGTCGTTCGCGCCCAGGATGAGTGTAGGGGCATACGCGACGTCCGCCGCGGGATCTGCGCGTGTCCTGTCCGCGTCGCCTATAGGGGCGCTGTCCCCGCGCGCCGTACGCGCTGCTGCCGCGCGTTCTGCCGCGTCCGtgcgcgccgccgc encodes:
- the LOC110432670 gene encoding uncharacterized protein LOC110432670 is translated as MTLDPTDLPRTLLTAGGALSRGLAAGPRAAVGAGIAPFPAPPPLPVMHRPDSTLIAALATARAAAAEGRARVREAALAWERERDAADALARQIADAEQFLGLPASPDVGTTSSGSAPVVWHDPADPHVVQLHYQAGGVQNIRLLVPVVLKPESPSYARWRDLVLLTLRRYALDDHVLLDTAGAVPTPSWLRLDSVILSGFWGRSPWTSTTSPGSAARRELLHLRPGDLSISEYCRQMKGMADSLDDLGWPVEDRILVLNVLRGLSDRYSYLRTWITRQRPFPTFLQVSDDLIMEELTQGLQPGSTPTPGSSSSSTALAATLPPCPAAPPQSSLLGPLPPGPSGGGGAVAAAVAVVGDVEQASGGEPRPPAAMLAGATPGFPSVTPLAAPFPASSWATPPAPLPRCAGWDQAALAHSFNTMALTPPVVPEWVADSGATYHTTPNPGILSSVHPPSPSLPSSIMVANGSCLPVTSVGAAGPHGSFRLPDVLVAPSMSYYEGFGFPASSAPL